GTGATGGGTGGCGTTGCCTGGCTGGCGCTGATTCTGGCGCGTAAGCTGGCGGGCGAAAGTCGGGAGGGGACGCGATGAAGCGGCGTTCACTGTTCTGGTTACAGTTCGGATTTACGTTGTTTATCTGCCTGTTTATGCTGGTGCCGGTGTTGTTATCCTGCCTCGCCGGCGTCACTAATAACGCCTTTATCGGACTAAAAAGTGGCCTGACGTTGCGCTGGGTTGAGCAGGTGTGGACGATGTATGCTGATACCGTCTGGCTGTCGCTGCTGATTGCGGTTTGTTGCCTGCTGCTGGTTACGCTACTGGGTGTTCCCGCAGCCTGGGCGCTGTTAAAAATGCCAGCCCGCTGGGCGAGCCGCATCGAAGAGTGCCTGCTACTGCCGGTGGCGCTGCCGGGGCTGGCGACGGCGCTTGGTATATTGCTGATTTATGGTCATCTGCACTGGTTACGCGGCAGCTGGCTGTTTATTTTAATTGGCCATGTGCTGTTTACCCTGCCGTTTATGGTACGCCCGGTGCTGTCGGTAATGCGCGCCAGCCAGCTGCCACAGCTGGAAGAGGCCGCCGCCAGTCTCGGTGCTGGTTTCTGGCAACGCTTTTTTACCGTGATTATTCCTGTCTGCCGTAACGGCATTCTGGCCGGTGCCTTTATGGTGCTGACCCTGTCGATTGGCGAATTCAATATTACCTGGATGCTGCATACGCCATTAACCAAAACCCTGCCGGTCGGACTGGCGGACAGCTATGCCTCAATGCGCCTGGAGATCGGTTCAGCTTATACCCTGATCTTCCTTGCAATGATCTTACCGCTATTACTGGCGCTCAGCTGGATTTCCCGCTTTAGTCAGCGCCCGGCCAAAGCCGCGCCTGCCACGCCTCAGGAGTCACACTGATGTCTCAATCTGTTGCCATTCGTTTACGTCAGTGCGCCCGTCGTTTCAGCGACGATGCTATCGCACTGCACCCGCTCGATCTGGATATCAACGCCGGGGAAACTCTGGTGCTACTGGGTCCGTCGGGCTGCGGCAAAACCACCACGTTGCGGATTATTAGCGGCCTGGAACAACCGGATGCCGGTGGTGAAGTATGGTTCGGCGATCGCAATGTCACCGCCTTGCCGATTGAAAAACGCAATGTCGGCATGGTGTTCCAGCACTATGCTCTGTTCCCGAATATGAACGTGGCGCAGAACGTCGGTTACGGTCTGCGGATCCAGCGTCTGCCGCGCGCCGAGATCAACCGTCGCGTCGATGAGATGCTGACCATGGTCGATTTGCAACATCTGGCGCAGCGTCCGGTCAATGCGCTCTCCGGCGGTCAGAAACAGCGCGTCTCTCTGGCGCGCGCACTGGCGGCACGGCCCAAAGTGCTGCTGTTCGATGAGCCGCTGGCGGCGCTGGATGTCAAATTACGCGAAAAACTGCGCGAAGATATCGGACAGCTATTACGCCAGCTACATATCACCGCCGTTTATGTCACTCACGATCAGCAGGAAGCGATGGCGCTTGGCGATCGCATCGCGGTACTGGAAAAAGGGCGAATTGCGCAAATTGCCACGCCACAGACCCTTTATCAGCAGCCCGCCACGCGCTTTGTCGCCGATTTCGTCGGAGCGATTAACTGCCTGCAAGCGGAATCAGCCGATCGCCCCGGCCTCTACTGCCGCCCGGAAGATATCACGCTGGGTCCAGTCGGCGATGCGCCTCACCGCGGTCGCATCGTGCAGCAGCTATTTCTTGGCGCCAGCCAGCGCCTGATCATTGATACCGGTGGCCAGCAGCCACTGCAGGTTGAGCGTCCGGCGCGTGAAGTCTGGCAGAGCGGTCAGCAGGTCGGCGTGTTTATCGCCGCCGATCTGTTGATGCATTTTCACAGTAAACAGGGAGAAGTGTGCTGATGTCCGCACAAACCGTATTAATCGCGCAGATCAGCGACCTGCATATCAAAGCGCAGGGAAAACTCTCTTATGGCAAAGTCGATACCCTCGGCGCGCTGCACAAGGCGATTGCCACCCTGAATCAGTTGCAGCCGCGTCCGGATTGCGTGGTGATCACCGGCGATCTGGTGGATTTTGGCCGTGCCGATGAGTATCAGACCCTGCGTGAAGCGTTAGAGGCGCTGGATATTCCGTGGTATGTGATGGCAGGAAATCATGACGATCGTCAGCAGCTGAAAGCAGCGTTTGCCGATCATCCTTATCTCGATCAGCATGCGGAGCGGGTGGAATGGCAGGCGGAGTGTGGTCCGCTACGTCTGCTGGCGCTGGACTCATCGGTGCCGGGCCAGCCGCACGGTGAACTGGTGGTGGAAAGCCTTGCATGGCTTGATCAACAGCTGCAGCTTCAGCCACATCGTCCAACGCTGGTGATGCTGCACCATCCGCCTTTTATCAGCGGCATCGACCATATGGATCGCCAGCGGCTGATCAATCCGCAGGATCTGGCGGCGATTATTGTGCGTCATCCGCAGGTGGAGCGCGTGCTTTGCGGTCATCTGCATCGCAGTATGCAGGTGCGTTTCGCTGGCACGCTGGCGTGCAGCGCGCCGGGCGCATCGCATCAGGTAGCGCTGGATTTACAGCCGGACGGCCCGGCTCATTTCTGTCTTGAACCGGCCGGTTTTCTGCTGCACCGCTGGCGTGAACAGCAAGGGATGGTGACCCATCAGTGCGTCATCGATAAATTTCCCGGCCCCTGGCCGTTTTATAGTGCCGATGGCGCACTGCTGGATTAAATATTTACGGGTCGCATTGCTGCGACCCTTCAATTACAGCGATAAATCGATCACCATACGGCCAGTAATTTTACCGTTTTTCATCTCTTCGAAAATGGTATTGATATCTTTAAGTGGACGTTTACTCACTTTTGGCACCACTTTGCCCTCTGCGGCAAACTGGAAAGCTTCTTTCAGATCTTCACGGGTGCCGACCAGCGAACCCACGACCTGAATACCATCCAGCACCAGGCGCGGAATATTCAGATCCATCGATTCTGGCGGCAGGCCAACGGCGACAATGCGGCCACCGGCACGCACGCAATCTACTGCTGAATTAAATGCCGAACGCGCGACCGCAGTGACAACCGAGGCATGTGCGCCACCGATTTTCTCCTGCATAATTTTCGCCGCATCTTCTTTAATCGGGTTGATCACCAGATCTGCGCCCATGCTTTTCGCAAACTCCAGCTGCGCATCGTTAACATCAATCGCGACCACTTTGGCGTTAAACACGTTTTTGGCGTATTGCAGCGCCAGGTTACCCAGTCCGCCAAGACCGTAGATTGCAATCCACTGACCAGGTTTAATTTGTGACACTTTTACCGCTTTATAGGTGGTGACACCGGCGCAGGTAATGCTGCTGGCGGCGGCAGGATCAAGGCCGTCCGGCACTTTCACCGCATAATCGGCCACCACAATACACTCTTCCGCCATGCCGCCATCAACGGAGAAACCGGCGTTCTTCACATCACGACACAGGGTTTCATTGCCGCTATTACAATATTCACAGTGCCCACAGCCCTGATAGAACCAGGCCACGCTGGCGCGATCGCCCGGCTTCAGTGAGGTCACGCCCGGGCCAATCTGCTTAACGATGCCGATCCCTTCATGGCCAAGAATAATTCCCGGCACTTCACCGAAATCACCATTTTTAACGTGCAGATCGGTATGACAGACCCCGCAATACTCCATGCTCAGCAACGCTTCACCATGTTCCAGCTTACGCAGAGTTTTGTCCTGAATTTCAACGGAATGATCCTGAGTAACCACAGCTGCTTTCATAAAAATCCCTCTGATTGATAACGCGTTAAATAAAATTAAGCGTAGAACATCTGCTTTATCTGACGATAAATAGTTTAATCACTCCTGATATTAATCAAAATACCGGACTCAGACCACCTCTTCCAGTTCAAGCTCGAGACGCGGTGAAGTCTGGTTGCGACCATTACGTTTTGAGTGGTACAGACGTTTATCAGCTGCGGAAATCAGAGCATTAACCGTTTCAACGCAGCTGTTTATCTGCTGATGCTCGCTGGCAATACCGATACTGACGGTAACCCCGACGGTATTGCCCTGCAGAGCAAATTTATGCGCCACAATCGACTGCCGTATCTGTTCGGCGAACTGGAATAGCGCCGCGCGCTCCAGATCAAAAAACACCACCACAAACTCTTCACCGCCAAAGCGGCACACCAGTCCGTGATCGCCAACCACATTGCGCATCCGGTTCGCCATCTCTTCCAGCACCGCATCACCGGAGTCATGACCAAAACTGTCATTAATCGCTTTAAAATAGTCGATATCTATCAGCATCACGCCAGCGCTCTGCGGTTTGTTATGCGCCTGATCATCGCGCAGACGCAGCTGTTCATACAGACCCGAGCGGGACAGCAGACGCGTGAGGAAATCATAATTTGCGCGCAACGCCAGCTGCTTATTAAGCTGCAAAATCGCATCCAT
This is a stretch of genomic DNA from Winslowiella toletana. It encodes these proteins:
- a CDS encoding ABC transporter ATP-binding protein, with product MSQSVAIRLRQCARRFSDDAIALHPLDLDINAGETLVLLGPSGCGKTTTLRIISGLEQPDAGGEVWFGDRNVTALPIEKRNVGMVFQHYALFPNMNVAQNVGYGLRIQRLPRAEINRRVDEMLTMVDLQHLAQRPVNALSGGQKQRVSLARALAARPKVLLFDEPLAALDVKLREKLREDIGQLLRQLHITAVYVTHDQQEAMALGDRIAVLEKGRIAQIATPQTLYQQPATRFVADFVGAINCLQAESADRPGLYCRPEDITLGPVGDAPHRGRIVQQLFLGASQRLIIDTGGQQPLQVERPAREVWQSGQQVGVFIAADLLMHFHSKQGEVC
- a CDS encoding phosphodiesterase; its protein translation is MSAQTVLIAQISDLHIKAQGKLSYGKVDTLGALHKAIATLNQLQPRPDCVVITGDLVDFGRADEYQTLREALEALDIPWYVMAGNHDDRQQLKAAFADHPYLDQHAERVEWQAECGPLRLLALDSSVPGQPHGELVVESLAWLDQQLQLQPHRPTLVMLHHPPFISGIDHMDRQRLINPQDLAAIIVRHPQVERVLCGHLHRSMQVRFAGTLACSAPGASHQVALDLQPDGPAHFCLEPAGFLLHRWREQQGMVTHQCVIDKFPGPWPFYSADGALLD
- a CDS encoding ABC transporter permease, coding for MKRRSLFWLQFGFTLFICLFMLVPVLLSCLAGVTNNAFIGLKSGLTLRWVEQVWTMYADTVWLSLLIAVCCLLLVTLLGVPAAWALLKMPARWASRIEECLLLPVALPGLATALGILLIYGHLHWLRGSWLFILIGHVLFTLPFMVRPVLSVMRASQLPQLEEAAASLGAGFWQRFFTVIIPVCRNGILAGAFMVLTLSIGEFNITWMLHTPLTKTLPVGLADSYASMRLEIGSAYTLIFLAMILPLLLALSWISRFSQRPAKAAPATPQESH
- the adhP gene encoding alcohol dehydrogenase AdhP, whose amino-acid sequence is MKAAVVTQDHSVEIQDKTLRKLEHGEALLSMEYCGVCHTDLHVKNGDFGEVPGIILGHEGIGIVKQIGPGVTSLKPGDRASVAWFYQGCGHCEYCNSGNETLCRDVKNAGFSVDGGMAEECIVVADYAVKVPDGLDPAAASSITCAGVTTYKAVKVSQIKPGQWIAIYGLGGLGNLALQYAKNVFNAKVVAIDVNDAQLEFAKSMGADLVINPIKEDAAKIMQEKIGGAHASVVTAVARSAFNSAVDCVRAGGRIVAVGLPPESMDLNIPRLVLDGIQVVGSLVGTREDLKEAFQFAAEGKVVPKVSKRPLKDINTIFEEMKNGKITGRMVIDLSL